Part of the Paenibacillus kyungheensis genome, CCAATCTTCATTATACTGTCCAAGAATTAAATATTTTTGCAGGCAAGCATGTTGTTATCTCTGGCGGTGGAGATTCTGCGGTAGATTGGGCAAATGCGCTACAACCAATTGCAGCTAGTCTAACAGTAGTGCATCGTCGTCATGAGTTTGGCGGACACGAGAAAAGTGTAGTAACGATGAAGCAGAACTGTAAAGAAGTACTGACACCTTATGGCTTAACAGCTGTTCAAAGTCATAATGGAACTCAGATTGATGAGATTACTATTACCCATGTAGAGACAGGCGAAGTACGTCATCTGCCTGTAGATGCAGTTATCGTCAATCACGGAATGATCGGTGATCTTAGCCCGCTACTTCACTGGGGAATAGAAGTTAATGAAAATGGACGTCCAATTATTGATGAGAAGCGTCAAACGACTCAACCCGGTATTTTTACTGCTGGAGACTTAATTGAATATACAAATAAATTATACTTAATTGCAGGTACATTCGTCGAAGGAGCAGCCGCTGTAAATAGTGCTAAAAAATACTTAGAACCAGAAGCCTACAGTCAAGCTTATGTATCTTCACACAACAAAAAATTTGAAGAAAAAAATAAAATGCTTGAATCAAAAGCTTCAGTGAATGTAACAGTATAAGTAGCATCATATAACAGAGAGACAAAAAGACTAAGGCAGAAGCTTTAGTCTTTTTTTGTTGGTATTTTTGTTGGTATAAGTGATGTGATATTAGGATTTATACTGAATTATGATTCCTATTTTGATTATTTTATTTTTAAGTATGTTAAAGCGCTTAAACTTCTGGTATATTATGGATATGTGTATAGATCTTACATCTGAGGAGGATACATACTTGTATAACATTCTGATGCTAGATGATGATCAAGAGATGATCGCAACAATAAGTCCTTTATTATTACATTCCGGGCTGAATATC contains:
- a CDS encoding NAD(P)/FAD-dependent oxidoreductase, whose product is MTTALELYDVTIIGGGPAGLYSAFYSGMRDMKTKIIEYNPQLGGKILIYPEKMIWDVGGLPPLSGAQLIENLIQQAMTFEPTVVLNQKIADVERLEDGNWLLTAATGEQHYSKTIILAMGHGIPTMRKLEIEGADRYEVTNLHYTVQELNIFAGKHVVISGGGDSAVDWANALQPIAASLTVVHRRHEFGGHEKSVVTMKQNCKEVLTPYGLTAVQSHNGTQIDEITITHVETGEVRHLPVDAVIVNHGMIGDLSPLLHWGIEVNENGRPIIDEKRQTTQPGIFTAGDLIEYTNKLYLIAGTFVEGAAAVNSAKKYLEPEAYSQAYVSSHNKKFEEKNKMLESKASVNVTV